Proteins from a genomic interval of Pseudophryne corroboree isolate aPseCor3 chromosome 4, aPseCor3.hap2, whole genome shotgun sequence:
- the PAQR9 gene encoding membrane progestin receptor epsilon: MPRLQAYPGDRDTSSLLRWDEVPDDFVECFILSGYRRLHLTAQECLASIFQPTNETLNFWTHFIPLVLFVSKFYQLLFLSGELPALHPALLPLWCYASGVLLTFAMSCAAHVFSCRSLRLRAAFFFLDYASISYYGFASTVAYSYYLLPGLSLLDPAVMTPYLHSLGWQRVDYSLLLALYSRLVLPVAFALAVTCTVACCRSRSEDCSYPFAIRTFVFAMPLSMACPVMIESLLFDLGRKNPTLFVHFYRRYFWLLVAAFFNVSKIPERIQPGLFDIIGHSHQLFHIFTFLSIYDQMHYVEQGLEQFLKNPHTAPTFQGTVGYMVLLTVCLGLVVRTYLKGLSNSKQD, from the coding sequence ATGCCCCGGCTACAGGCGTACCCCGGGGACAGGGACACATCCTCCCTCCTGCGCTGGGATGAGGTCCCTGACGACTTCGTGGAGTGTTTCATCCTATCCGGCTACCGGCGGCTGCACCTGACTGCCCAGGAGTGCCTGGCCTCCATCTTCCAGCCCACCAATGAGACCCTCAATTTCTGGACGCACTTCATCCCCCTGGTGCTGTTCGTCAGCAAGTTCTACCAGCTGCTTTTCCTGTCCGGCGAGCTGCCCGCCCTGCACCCGGCGCTGCTGCCGCTCTGGTGCTACGCCTCGGGTGTGCTGCTGACATTTGCCATGAGCTGCGCTGCCCATGTGTTCAGCTGCCGCTCGCTGCGCCTGCGTGCCGCCTTCTTCTTCCTGGACTACGCTTCTATCAGCTACTACGGCTTCGCCAGTACCGTGGCGTACTCCTACTACCTGCTGCCCGGGCTCAGCCTGCTGGACCCGGCGGTGATGACCCCATATCTGCACAGCCTGGGCTGGCAGCGGGTGGACTAcagcctgctgctggcgctgtacaGCAGGCTGGTGCTGCCCGTGGCTTTCGCCCTGGCGGTGACTTGTACGGTGGCATGCTGCAGGAGCCGCTCCGAGGACTGCTCGTACCCCTTCGCCATCCGCACCTTTGTCTTCGCCATGCCCCTCAGCATGGCTTGCCCAGTCATGATTGAGAGCCTGCTGTTCGACCTGGGCAGGAAGAACCCCACTCTCTTCGTGCACTTCTACCGCAGGTATTTCTGGCTGCTGGTCGCAGCCTTCTTCAATGTCAGCAAAATACCGGAGAGGATCCAGCCTGGACTGTTCGACATTATAGGACACAGCCACCAGCTGTTCCACATCTTTACCTTTCTCAGTATTTATGACCAGATGCACTATGTGGAGCAGGGTCTAGAACAGTTCCTAAAAAACCCCCACACTGCTCCCACCTTTCAGGGGACGGTGGGGTACATGGTGCTATTGACAGTGTGCTTGGGGCTTGTAGTAAGAACCTATCTAAAAGGACTGTCCAACAGCAAACAGGACTAA